One region of Trichosurus vulpecula isolate mTriVul1 chromosome 1, mTriVul1.pri, whole genome shotgun sequence genomic DNA includes:
- the CCDC166 gene encoding coiled-coil domain-containing protein 166 isoform X2, whose protein sequence is MASKKKSGGSGRRGARGTGGTGGTGGTGTDGTETVVLSDRYQFLQREFAALTEQLDTYENCVKNMLWENDFLDREAAQLREENRQYASYMSSRAQRCANFIITLDAQNRVDLAQVHFQQEELTALYQGREGAVRSQLTEMEARSAQMAHEVELLQPYKELQLEQLARIKTLERELLHMRVEHTQLLHRVKGRFLEDKAACEREARQQVQLLVRRAEREATRSLLIHIQSIKAENRRLRQELLELLLRTKLLHDTRQELLEQRRQLRQEHEDTRELAKIHGWLRRGPDGPQLWEPPLHEISSTSSSSLLAPSSLMPTSSSLPTSSPTPLASPVPPASPIPPDSSENVASPSMPAGSPDASSSAPTISNTKSPT, encoded by the exons ATGGCCTCAAAGAAGAAGAGTGGGGGCTCGGGCCGCCGGGGTGCAAGGGGCACAGGAGGCACAGGGGGTACAGGGGGCACAGGCACAGATGGCACGGAGACGGTGGTGCTGTCGGATCGCTACCAGTTTCTGCAGCGGGAGTTTGCAGCGTTGACTGAGCAGCTAGATACCTATGAGAATTGTGTGAAGAATATGCTATGGGAGAATGATTTCCTGGACCGGGAGGCTGCCCAGCTACGTGAGGAGAATCGGCAATATGCATCTTACATGTCCTCACGGGCCCAGCGCTGTGCCAACTTCATCATCACACTGGATGCACAGAACCGTGTAGACCTGGCCCAGGTTCACTTCCAACAAGAAGAGCTCACTGCTCTGTACCAGGGTCGCGAGGGCGCAGTACGCTCCCAACTCACAGAGATGGAGGCCCGCTCAGCCCAAATGGCACACGAGGTGGAACTGCTACAGCCCTACAAG GAACTACAACTGGAGCAGTTGGCCAGGATCAAAACCCTGGAACGAGAGTTACTGCACATGAGAGTGGAGCACACCCAGCTACTCCACCGTGTGAAAGGACGTTTCCTGGAGGACAAAGCTGCATGTGAGCGTGAGGCCCGGCAACAGGTGCAGTTGCTGGTGCGCAGAGCAGAGCGTGAAGCCACTCGCTCCCTCCTCATACACATTCAATCTATTAAAGCCGAGAACAGGCGTCTCCGGCAGGAGCTCCTGGAGCTCCTGCTCCGGACAAAGCTGCTACATGATACCAGGCAGGAGCTGCTGGAGCAGCGGAGGCAGTTGCGGCAGGAGCATGAAGACACCAGAGAACTGGCCAAAATCCATGGCTGGCTTCGGCGGGGCCCTGATGGGCCCCAACTTTGGGAGCCACCACTTCATGAAATCAGCTCAACTTCATCCTCATCCTTGCTCGCACCTTCCTCACTCATGCCCACCTCTTCATCTTTGCCCACCTCCTCACCCA CTCCCCTAGCCTCACCTGTTCCCCCAGCCTCACCCATACCCCCAGACTCTTCAGAAAACGTTGCAAGTCCCAGTATGCCGGCTGGTAGCCCTGATGCCTCTTCATCTGCCCCTACAATCTCCAATACCAAATCTCCAACCTAA
- the CCDC166 gene encoding coiled-coil domain-containing protein 166 isoform X1: MASKKKSGGSGRRGARGTGGTGGTGGTGTDGTETVVLSDRYQFLQREFAALTEQLDTYENCVKNMLWENDFLDREAAQLREENRQYASYMSSRAQRCANFIITLDAQNRVDLAQVHFQQEELTALYQGREGAVRSQLTEMEARSAQMAHEVELLQPYKELQLEQLARIKTLERELLHMRVEHTQLLHRVKGRFLEDKAACEREARQQVQLLVRRAEREATRSLLIHIQSIKAENRRLRQELLELLLRTKLLHDTRQELLEQRRQLRQEHEDTRELAKIHGWLRRGPDGPQLWEPPLHEISSTSSSSLLAPSSLMPTSSSLPTSSPMVQASTMLHASPMPLDSTMLYASPMFLASPAPLASPVPPASPIPPDSSENVASPSMPAGSPDASSSAPTISNTKSPT, from the exons ATGGCCTCAAAGAAGAAGAGTGGGGGCTCGGGCCGCCGGGGTGCAAGGGGCACAGGAGGCACAGGGGGTACAGGGGGCACAGGCACAGATGGCACGGAGACGGTGGTGCTGTCGGATCGCTACCAGTTTCTGCAGCGGGAGTTTGCAGCGTTGACTGAGCAGCTAGATACCTATGAGAATTGTGTGAAGAATATGCTATGGGAGAATGATTTCCTGGACCGGGAGGCTGCCCAGCTACGTGAGGAGAATCGGCAATATGCATCTTACATGTCCTCACGGGCCCAGCGCTGTGCCAACTTCATCATCACACTGGATGCACAGAACCGTGTAGACCTGGCCCAGGTTCACTTCCAACAAGAAGAGCTCACTGCTCTGTACCAGGGTCGCGAGGGCGCAGTACGCTCCCAACTCACAGAGATGGAGGCCCGCTCAGCCCAAATGGCACACGAGGTGGAACTGCTACAGCCCTACAAG GAACTACAACTGGAGCAGTTGGCCAGGATCAAAACCCTGGAACGAGAGTTACTGCACATGAGAGTGGAGCACACCCAGCTACTCCACCGTGTGAAAGGACGTTTCCTGGAGGACAAAGCTGCATGTGAGCGTGAGGCCCGGCAACAGGTGCAGTTGCTGGTGCGCAGAGCAGAGCGTGAAGCCACTCGCTCCCTCCTCATACACATTCAATCTATTAAAGCCGAGAACAGGCGTCTCCGGCAGGAGCTCCTGGAGCTCCTGCTCCGGACAAAGCTGCTACATGATACCAGGCAGGAGCTGCTGGAGCAGCGGAGGCAGTTGCGGCAGGAGCATGAAGACACCAGAGAACTGGCCAAAATCCATGGCTGGCTTCGGCGGGGCCCTGATGGGCCCCAACTTTGGGAGCCACCACTTCATGAAATCAGCTCAACTTCATCCTCATCCTTGCTCGCACCTTCCTCACTCATGCCCACCTCTTCATCTTTGCCCACCTCCTCACCCATGGTCCAAGCCTCAACCATGCTCCATGCCTCACCCATGCCCCTAGACTCGACCATGCTCTATGCCTCGCCCATGTTCCTAGCCTCACCTGCTCCCCTAGCCTCACCTGTTCCCCCAGCCTCACCCATACCCCCAGACTCTTCAGAAAACGTTGCAAGTCCCAGTATGCCGGCTGGTAGCCCTGATGCCTCTTCATCTGCCCCTACAATCTCCAATACCAAATCTCCAACCTAA